The genomic region CGATTCGGAGATCACGCGGACCAATCTTGCCAGCGGACGGCGAGGCGGTGACAGGCGGGCGAAAGAGATAGTCTGGGCCCCCACGGCCGCCGAAACACCGTCGGCCGGGGTTTTCATGCGTTCGAACTGAAGGAGACACCACGTGTCCAGCCCGCCGCGCGGAGAGCTTGCCGCGCAGCTAGCACCCGTTGTGCGGGAAGCGCTCGAAGCGATCGGCTTCGACCTCGACGCACTCGACGTGAATCAGGCTGGGCGCCGCCGTCTGGTCAAGGTCGTGGTCGACGCGGAGGACGGCATCGGCCTCGACGAGGTCGCCGAGGCGAGTCGCGTGGTGTCCGCCGCGCTCGACGCGCACGACCACCTGATCAACGGGCCGTACACCCTCGAGGTCACCTCGCCGGGTGTCGACCGGCCGCTGACCCGTCCCCGCCACTGGAAGCGCGCGCACCTGCGTCTCGTGAAGGTCAAGCAGCCCGAGCAGGCCGAGTGGTTCGGCCGGGTCGGGCAGTGCGACGAGACCGGGGTCGAGCTGCTGCACCAGGGCGAGCTGCGGCGCGTGGAGTACCGCCACATCGAACGCGCGGTCATGGAGATCGAGTTCAAGCAGCCGCCGGTCGAAGAACTGGCTCGGCTCACTCGCAAAGCACCGGAGGAGGAGCCGAGGTGAACGTCGACATCGCCGCCCTGAGGGCGATCGAACGTGAAAAGGACATCCCCTTCGAGACGGTCCTGGAGGCGATCGAGTCAGCACTGCTGACCGCCTACAAGCACACCGAAGGACACGCCGCGCACTCGCGCGTGGAGATCGACCGCAAGACCGGCGTCGTGCGCGTGCTCGCGCAGGACATCGGTCCCGACGGCGTGGTGCAGGAGGAGTGGGACGACACCCCCGAGGGCTTCGGCCGCATCGCCGCCACCACCGCCCGCCAGGTCATCCTGCAGCGCCTGCGCGACGCCGAGCACGAGCGCACGTTCGGCGAGTTCGCGGCCAAGGAGGGCGAGATCATCGCCGGCGTCGTGCAGCGCGACGCCCGCGCGAACGCCCGCGGCATGGTCGTCGTCCAGGTGGGTGACACCGAGGGGGTGCTGCCGCCGGCCGAGCAGGTGCCGGGCGAGCAGTACAACCACGGCGAGCGCATCAAGTGCTACGTCGTGAGCGTCTCCCGAGGCGCCCGCGGCCCGCAGATCGCCCTGTCGCGCACGCACCCGAACCTCGTCCGGCGGCTGTTCGCCCTCGAGGTCCCGGAGATCGCGGACGGCACCGTGGAGATCGCCGCGGTGGCACGTGAGGCAGGTCACCGTTCGAAGATCGCCGTGAAGTCGACGGTCTCCGGAGTGAACCCGAAGGGCGCCTGCATCGGCCCGATGGGGGCCCGTGTGCGCAACGTCATGCACGAGCTCGGTGGCGAGAAGATCGACATCATCGACCACTCGGACGACGCGGCCACCTTCGTCGGGAATGCTTTGTCACCAGCGAAGGTTGTGTCCGTGCGGGTGCTCGACGAGAGGGCCAAGACGGCCCGTGTCGTGGTGCCCGACTTCCAGCTGTCGCTGGCGATCGGCAAGGAGGGGCAGAACGCCCGTCTGGCCGCCCGCCTGACCGGCTGGCGCATCGACATCCGCAGCGATGCGGAGTCTCCGGCTGCCGGAGCGGTCACATCCAGTTCGGCTGAATGAGCTCCAGGGGATAGAATTATCAACGGATCAACGTCGGGATCGGTTTCCCAGCACATCGGCCCTGTTCGGACGTGCATCGGATGCCGTGCCCGGACGTTGCCGTCTGAGCTGCTGCGTGTGGTCGCGGTGGACGGTTCGGTGCTCCCGGACGTCCGCAGGCGGCTTCCTGGTCGGGGTGCTTGGTTGCATTTCGATCTCGAATGTCTGCGCAACGCCGAGCGGCGACGGGCGTTTCCGCGGGCCCTCCGGGTCCAGGGAGCACTCGACGTCGCTTTGTTGCGCGAACACCTGCAGCAGCACGGGAACCAGGCCACGGGACAGCCCCGCGGCCGGCAGGAAACAAGGAAGCAGGTCGACCCGTCATGAGTCAGCCGTGAAGCTGAAGACATGAACGCGCGACGTTAAGACGAGGTCGATGGGACTTGCCCGCCGGCCTCACGACTTAGGAGAGCAGTGGCAGGCAAGGCCCGCGTGCATGAGCTCGCGAAAGAGCTCGGTGTTACGAGCAAGGAAGTTCTGAACAAGCTCGCCGAACAGGGCGAGTACGTGAAGTCGGCGTCGTCCACCGTCGAGGCCCCCGTGGCCCGGCGGCTCCGTGACGCCTACGAAGCCAAGTCTTCGAAGCCGGCCCCCAAGCCGTCCGCTCCGAAGCCGAAGGCACCCGCAGCCGCACCCTCCGCTCCGGCGGAGTCGAAGCCGGCGTCCGACGACAACAAGCCAGCGGCGCCCAAGGCCATGCCCGGCCCGCGCCCGGCTGCCCCGCCGGCGCCCAAGCCCGCTAGCAGCTCCTGCGCAGGCTCCGGCGCCGCAGCGCCCGCACCTCAGCAGTCCCCGGCCCGCCGCACCGGCTGCCCAGGCAGCTCCGCCGCGTCGGCTCCGGCCGCTCCCAAGGCTGCCCGGCCCGGCACCAAGCCGGTGGCCCGCGTCCGGGTCCGCCCGGCTCCGCAGCAGCAGCAGCAGCCCAGGCCCAGCAGCCCGCCCGGCCCGTCTGGTCAGTCCCTCCGTGGTGCCCGCCCCAGTCTCCAAGCCTGCCCCGCGTGCCCCGTCCGGGCAACAACCCGTTCGGGTGTGGTGGCAACCCTCGCCGCGTCCGGGCCCGTCCCGGCCCGCGCCAAGCAGGGCGACCGCCCTCGGCCGAAGCCGGCGACCCGTCCGGCTCGCCCCGGTGCGCGCCCGGTCAGGGTGGTCAGGTCCGGCCGCCGCACGGTGGTCAGGGCGGTCCCCGTCCTGGTGGTCCCCGTCCCGGTGGCCCCGGTCAGGGCGGTCCTCGCCCCAACCGGGCAACATGCCCCGGCCGAACCCCATGATGCCGGGCAACCGTCCGGCCGGTAACCGTCCTGGCCTGGTGGCGGTGGCCGTCCGTGGTGGCGTGGCGGCGGTCGCCGGTGGGCGGCGGGCGGCGCTTCCGCGGAGCGGTGGCGGTGGCGGCGGCTTCCGTCCCGGTGGCGGTGTGGCGGTGGCTTCCGTCCCGGTGGCGGCGCGGAGCGGTGGCTTCCGTCCGGTGGTGGTCGGCGCAGGTGGCGGTGCCCTGCCGGTGGCGGCGGTTTCCGCGGCCGTCCCGGTGGCGGTGGCGGCGCCGGTCGCGGCGGTACCGCTGGTGCCTTCGGTCGTCCGGGTGGTCCGGCGCGTCGTGGACGCAAGTCCAAGCGGCAGAAGCGCCAGGAGTACATGGACAACATGCAGGCGCCTTCGGTCGGTGGCGTCCGCCTGCCCAAGGGCAGTGGCGAGACGATCCGCCTGCCGCGCGGTGCCTCGCTGACCGACTTCGCCGACAAGATCAACGCCAACCCGGCGTCGCTCGTGCAGGTGCTCTTCCACCTGGGCGAGATGGTCACGGCGACCCAGTCGGTGTCCGACGAGATCCTGGAGCTGCTCGGCTCCGAGATGAACTACGTCGTGCAGGTCGTGTCCCCCGAGGAGGAGGACCGCGAGCTGCTCGAGACGTTCGACATCACCTACGGCGAGGACGCCGGTGACGAGGACGACCTGCAGATCCGTCCGCCGGTCGTGACCGTCATGGGTCACGTCGACCACGGTAAGACGCGACTCCTCGACACCATCCGCAAGGCGAAGGTGCACGAGGGCGAGGCCGGTGGCATCACCCAGCACATCGGTGCCTACCAGGTCCAGACGGAGCTCGAGGGCAACCCGCGTCTGATCACCTTCATCGACACCCCGGGTCACGAGGCGTTCACCGCCATGCGTGCCCGTGGTGCGAACGCGACCGACATCGCGGTCATCGTCGTCGCCGCTGACGACGGCGTGATGCCGCAGACGGTCGAGGCGATCAACCACGCCCAGGCCGCTGAGGCCCCGATCGTGGTCGCGGTCAACAAGATCGACAAGGAGGGTGCGAACCCCTCCAAGATCCGTCAGCAGCTGACCGAGTACGGGCTGGTCGCCGAGGAGTACGGCGGCGACACGATGTTCGTCGACATCTCGGCCAAGCAGGGCATCAACATCGACAGCCTGCTCGACGCGATCCTGCTCACCGCGGACGCTTCGCTGGACCTCCGGGCCAACCCGGACATGGAGGCCCAGGGTGTCGCGATCGAGGCGCACCTCGACCGCGGCCGCGGTCCGGTCGCCACGGTGCTCGTCCAGCGCGGATCGCTCCGCGTGGGTGACTCGATCGTCGCGGGTGACGCGTACGGTCGCGTCCGCCGCATGGTCGACGAGCACGGCGATGACGTCACCGTCGCGACCCCGTCGCGTCCGGTGCAGGTCATCGGTCTGACCTCGGTGCCGCGCGCCGGTGACTCGTTCCTCGTCGTCGACGAGGACCGGGTGGCCCGCCAGATCGCCGAGCGTCGTCAGGCCCGCACCCGCAACGCCGCCAACGCGGCGAGGCGCAAGCGCGTCAGCCTGGAAGACCTGGATGCGGCGCTGAAGGAGACCAGCGCACTCACCTTGATCATCAAGGGTGACAACTCGGGTACCGTCGAGGCCCTCGAGGACGCGCTCATGAAGATCGAGGTCGGCGACGACGTCGAGCTGCGCGTGATCCACCGCGGTGTCGGTGGCATCACCGAAGGCGACATCAACCTCGCCGTGGCCGGTTCCGCCATCGTCCTGGGCTTCAACGTCCGGGCCGAGGGCAAGGCGACCGAGCTCGCGAACCGCGAAGGTGTGGACGTCCGGTACTACACGGTCATCTACCAGGCGATCGACGAGATCGAGGCGGCCCTCAAGGGTCTTCTCAAGCCGGAGTACGAAGAGGTCCAGCTCGGCCGCGCCGAGGTCCGCGACGTCTTCAAGTCCTCCAAGGTCGGCACGATCGCGGGTTGCATGGTCCTGTCGGGCGAGATCCGCCGCAACGCGCGTGCTCGCCTGCTCCGTGACGGCAAGGTGATCGCGGAGAACCTCCCGATCAGCTCGCTCAAGCGGTTCAAGGACGACGCCACCGAGGTCCGCGAAGGTTTCGAGTGTGGTCTCACGCTCGGCAACTACAGCGACCTCAAGCTGGAAGACATCATCGAGACCTTCGAGATGCGCGAGAAGCCGCGCGCCTAGTCGGCCGATGAGGGGGTGCGGAGCCGCTTTAACCGGTGGCTCCGCACCCCTTTCTTCTGGAGGATCTTGCCCATGTACGTGGGGGCTTTGGAACTGGACGTGCTCCTGGGAGACGTCCACTCGTTGAAGGAGAAGCGCTCGCTGGTCCGCCCGGTCGTGGCGGAGCTGCGCAAGCGCTTCGAGGTGGCCGCCGCCGAGGCGGGCCACCAGGACCTGCATCGGCGTGCGTTGATCGGCGTGGCAGTGGTCGCTGCCGATGCTGCGCATGTCAGGGACGTGCTCGACAGCTGTGAAAGGCTCGCCGGACGTCCCGAACTGGAACTGCTCTCCTCCCGCACGCGTCTCGTCGGGCCGGAGGACGACTAGGAAGGGGAGGCTCGTGGCCGACACGGCACGTGCCCGCAAGCTCGCCAAGCGGATCTCGCAGATCGTCGCCTCCGCGCTGGAGCACGAGGTCAAGGACCCGCGTCTGGCCCGCGTCACCATCACCGACACGAAGGTGACCGGTGACCTGCACGACGCGACCGTCTACTACACGGTGCTCGGCGAGCGTCTCGACTCCGAGCCCGACTACGCCGGCGCGGCGGCGGCACTGGAGAAGGCCAAGGGCGTGCTGCGCTCGATGGTCGGACAGCAGACGGGCGTCCGGTTCACGCCGACGCTCACGTTCATGACCGACACCGTGCCCGACACGGCGCGGAAGATGGACGAGCTGCTGGCCCAGGCGCAGGCCGCCGACGCCGAGGTCGCCCGTCTCGCCGCGGGCGCCGCGCCCGCGGGTGAGGCCGACCCGTACAAGGCGCCTCGGGTCGACGACGACGAGGACTGACACAACCGGACGGTCCCCGGTCGCACCGGGGACCGTCCACTTCGCACCTCCTCTGCCAGGTCCGTCACCGGAAACCTGCACGGGAGTGGGTGCCTTTCCACACGGCGAGACTGTGAACGGCTAACGTCTTCCTGTGGCAGACGACCTGAGCACCACCATCGCCGAGGCGGCGCGGCTACTGGCAGAGGCCCGTGATGTGACGCTGCTGTCGCACATCAACCCCGACGCGGACACCCTCGGCAGTGCGCTGGCCGTGGGCCTGGCGTTGCACCGGCGTGGAGTGCGGGTGCGGGTGGCGTTCGGTGATCCCGAGGTCGTGCCGGAGTCGTTGCGCGCGTTGGACACCGCCGGACTGCTGGTGCACCGCGACGAGGTGCCGGCCGACCCCGAGCTGCTGGTCGTGCTGGACACGGCGAGCCTGCAGCGGTTGGGCCCCTTGGCAGACCGCGTGGCCGGCGCCCGCGGTCCCGTGATCGTGCTGGACCACCACGTGTCGAACACGCGCTACGGCACCGTCCACTGCATCGACGAGCACGCGGAGGCGACCGCGCTGGTCGCGTTGAAGCTCCTGGACGAGATGGACGTCGAGCTCGACGAACCGATCGCGCGCTGCATCTACGCCGGCCTGGTCACCGACACCGGCGGCTTCCGCAACGCGGGCCCAGCGGCACACCTGACGGCCGCGCGTCTGCTGCAGACCGGAGTGGACGCCTATCAGGTGACACGGCCGTTGATGGACGCGCATCCGTTCGCGTACCTCGGCATGCTGTCGCGCGTGCTCGGCCGCGCCGAGCTGGACGCGTCGGCGGCAGGCGGCCTCGGCCTGGTGCACGCGGTGGTGGGCCTGGACGACGCGGCGGGCGTGCGCAGCGAGGAGGTGGAGAGCGTGATCGACGTGGTGCGCTCCACCGCCGAGGCCGAGGTGGCCGCCGTGCTGAAGGAGCTCCGGCCGCGCCGCTGGTCGGTCTCGCTGCGCGCGGTGAGCCGGGTGGACGTGCGCGAGGTGGCCCAGTACCTCGGCGGCGGCGGCCACCGCCTCGCCGCCGGTTTCACGTTCGAGGGCGACTCCGCGGACGTCGTCGCCGCGCTGAAGGGCGCGCTGGAGCGGGTGGAGTCATGACGAGAACCGGAAGTCCCCGCCTGCTGCGGGAGATCAACGACCGCGCGGCCATCGAGACCCTGCTGCGCAGCGGCGCCATGACCCGCGCCGAACTCGAAGAGGTCATCGGCCTCTCCAAGCCCGCGACCGCCCAGCTCCTCGCCCGCCTCGAAGAGGACGGCATGGTCGTCCGCACGGGCCTGCGCGGCGGCGGCCGGGGCCCCCGAGCCCAGATGTGGGCGGTCAACGGCAGCGTCGGCCACGTGGCGGCCGTCGCCCTGACCCCCGACCTGATCGACGTGGTCATCGCCGACATCACCGGCGCCCTGCTGGCCGAACACAGCGTCCCGATGCCCGCCTCCGACACCCTCGACGCCTTCCGCTCGGCAGTCCAGAAAGCCGCCGCGCTGGCCGGCCTGCGCCTCGACGCCCTGTCCCACGTGGTCGTCGGCACCCCCGGCGCCGTCGACCCGGCGACCGGCTTCCTGGGTTTCGCACCGCACCTGCCCGGCCTGGTCGACGTCGACCTCCCGTCGACCTTCCGCACCCTCCTCGGCACCTCGGTGTCGATCGAGAACGACATCAACCTCGCCGCCCTGGAGGAGATGAGCTCCGGCAAGGCCGTCGGCGTCCGCAACTTCGTCCTGTTCTGGCCGGCCGACGAGATCGGCTCGGCCGTCGTCATCAACGGCACCCTCCTGCGCGGCGTCACCGGCGGCGCCGGCGAGGTCGACTCGATGCAGATCCCCGGCGGCCGTTACGGCGACCAGGTGGACAACGAGGCGATCATCGCGCTGGCCGCTTCGCACGGGATCGTCGCTTCCTCCGGCCTGGAAGCCGTCTCCGGTGCTCTCGCGGCCGGCGCTGACGGACGCGCGTTCTTGTCAGACCTCGCTCGTAGGATTGCTCTCGGGTTGGCGAACGTGGTGTGCGTGCTCGACCCGGAACTGGTGCTGCTGTCCGGCGGAGTCGCGCAGGCAGGCGGCGAGACGCTGTGTGAGCTCGTGTCGGTGGAGCTGCTGAAGCTGGTGGTGCCCCGGACACCGGTGCAACTAGCGCAGATCACGGCGAACCCTGTGCGGTCGGGCGCGCTGCACTCGGCGTTGGCGGTGGCGCGCGAGCAGGTGTTCGGGTTGCCGCAACGGGCGTAGGCCGGCTCCCGGCTCCTGCGGCGGGCTTGGCTTCGGCTCACTCGATCGGGTGGATGCGGGCTCGTGGATGTCCTGATCCCCCGACCCCCGCGTCTTGCTTGTCCGAGATGGTGAGTCGCCGACTCGTCCTGATCCGTCTGCTCGACCGCCACGCAGATGAGGAAGCGCGGGGGCGGGTTCGGGTCTGGATCGGCCGGCGGCGAGTGCTTTCCATCGCTAAGCAGATGGATCGGGCGGGCCGAACGCCTAGGTTCGGGGTGTGGAGGAACAGGTCGGGGTAGCGACGGTCGGCTCAGGACGTGAGGGCGAGCACGCGGGACGGGACGCAACGGCGCAGGACTGGCCAGGCCGGGTGCCGCGGACGCCGGACGGCTGTGCCGCCGGGGAGGCGGACCAGGGCCGGGGTGCCGTGGGTGCGCCGGTCGGCGCGGGAAGTGCGACCGGCGTCGGACGGGACGGTGCGAGCTCGAACCTCCACGCTGACCGGCGGTCCGGCTCGCACCCGAGCTCCGGTTCACAGCCGCACTCCGGCTCGCGCTCGGATTCGAACCCCCAGCCGGATGGCCGTTCGGGCTCGGACTCCCGCTCGGCTCCTGACCTCGCGGCCGCCGGTGCTGGCAACCCCGCGGGCAGTGCTGGCAACCCCGCAGGCGGTGTCGGCAACCCCGGCCGTTGGCAACCCGCAGGCGTGTGGCAAC from Lentzea guizhouensis harbors:
- the rimP gene encoding ribosome maturation factor RimP, with the translated sequence MSSPPRGELAAQLAPVVREALEAIGFDLDALDVNQAGRRRLVKVVVDAEDGIGLDEVAEASRVVSAALDAHDHLINGPYTLEVTSPGVDRPLTRPRHWKRAHLRLVKVKQPEQAEWFGRVGQCDETGVELLHQGELRRVEYRHIERAVMEIEFKQPPVEELARLTRKAPEEEPR
- the nusA gene encoding transcription termination factor NusA; translated protein: MNVDIAALRAIEREKDIPFETVLEAIESALLTAYKHTEGHAAHSRVEIDRKTGVVRVLAQDIGPDGVVQEEWDDTPEGFGRIAATTARQVILQRLRDAEHERTFGEFAAKEGEIIAGVVQRDARANARGMVVVQVGDTEGVLPPAEQVPGEQYNHGERIKCYVVSVSRGARGPQIALSRTHPNLVRRLFALEVPEIADGTVEIAAVAREAGHRSKIAVKSTVSGVNPKGACIGPMGARVRNVMHELGGEKIDIIDHSDDAATFVGNALSPAKVVSVRVLDERAKTARVVVPDFQLSLAIGKEGQNARLAARLTGWRIDIRSDAESPAAGAVTSSSAE
- a CDS encoding YlxR family protein; translated protein: MDGSVLPDVRRRLPGRGAWLHFDLECLRNAERRRAFPRALRVQGALDVALLREHLQQHGNQATGQPRGRQETRKQVDPS
- a CDS encoding translation initiation factor IF-2 N-terminal domain-containing protein — protein: MHELAKELGVTSKEVLNKLAEQGEYVKSASSTVEAPVARRLRDAYEAKSSKPAPKPSAPKPKAPAAAPSAPAESKPASDDNKPAAPKAMPGPRPAAPPAPKPASSSCAGSGAAAPAPQQSPARRTGCPGSSAASAPAAPKAARPGTKPVARVRVRPAPQQQQQPRPSSPPGPSGQSLRGARPSLQACPACPVRATTRSGVVATLAASGPVPARAKQGDRPRPKPATRPARPGARPVRVVRSGRRTVVRAVPVLVVPVPVAPVRAVLAPTGQHAPAEPHDAGQPSGR
- the infB gene encoding translation initiation factor IF-2; translated protein: MDNMQAPSVGGVRLPKGSGETIRLPRGASLTDFADKINANPASLVQVLFHLGEMVTATQSVSDEILELLGSEMNYVVQVVSPEEEDRELLETFDITYGEDAGDEDDLQIRPPVVTVMGHVDHGKTRLLDTIRKAKVHEGEAGGITQHIGAYQVQTELEGNPRLITFIDTPGHEAFTAMRARGANATDIAVIVVAADDGVMPQTVEAINHAQAAEAPIVVAVNKIDKEGANPSKIRQQLTEYGLVAEEYGGDTMFVDISAKQGINIDSLLDAILLTADASLDLRANPDMEAQGVAIEAHLDRGRGPVATVLVQRGSLRVGDSIVAGDAYGRVRRMVDEHGDDVTVATPSRPVQVIGLTSVPRAGDSFLVVDEDRVARQIAERRQARTRNAANAARRKRVSLEDLDAALKETSALTLIIKGDNSGTVEALEDALMKIEVGDDVELRVIHRGVGGITEGDINLAVAGSAIVLGFNVRAEGKATELANREGVDVRYYTVIYQAIDEIEAALKGLLKPEYEEVQLGRAEVRDVFKSSKVGTIAGCMVLSGEIRRNARARLLRDGKVIAENLPISSLKRFKDDATEVREGFECGLTLGNYSDLKLEDIIETFEMREKPRA
- a CDS encoding DUF503 domain-containing protein, with translation MYVGALELDVLLGDVHSLKEKRSLVRPVVAELRKRFEVAAAEAGHQDLHRRALIGVAVVAADAAHVRDVLDSCERLAGRPELELLSSRTRLVGPEDD
- the rbfA gene encoding 30S ribosome-binding factor RbfA, with amino-acid sequence MADTARARKLAKRISQIVASALEHEVKDPRLARVTITDTKVTGDLHDATVYYTVLGERLDSEPDYAGAAAALEKAKGVLRSMVGQQTGVRFTPTLTFMTDTVPDTARKMDELLAQAQAADAEVARLAAGAAPAGEADPYKAPRVDDDED
- a CDS encoding DHH family phosphoesterase, with amino-acid sequence MADDLSTTIAEAARLLAEARDVTLLSHINPDADTLGSALAVGLALHRRGVRVRVAFGDPEVVPESLRALDTAGLLVHRDEVPADPELLVVLDTASLQRLGPLADRVAGARGPVIVLDHHVSNTRYGTVHCIDEHAEATALVALKLLDEMDVELDEPIARCIYAGLVTDTGGFRNAGPAAHLTAARLLQTGVDAYQVTRPLMDAHPFAYLGMLSRVLGRAELDASAAGGLGLVHAVVGLDDAAGVRSEEVESVIDVVRSTAEAEVAAVLKELRPRRWSVSLRAVSRVDVREVAQYLGGGGHRLAAGFTFEGDSADVVAALKGALERVES
- a CDS encoding ROK family transcriptional regulator; the protein is MTRTGSPRLLREINDRAAIETLLRSGAMTRAELEEVIGLSKPATAQLLARLEEDGMVVRTGLRGGGRGPRAQMWAVNGSVGHVAAVALTPDLIDVVIADITGALLAEHSVPMPASDTLDAFRSAVQKAAALAGLRLDALSHVVVGTPGAVDPATGFLGFAPHLPGLVDVDLPSTFRTLLGTSVSIENDINLAALEEMSSGKAVGVRNFVLFWPADEIGSAVVINGTLLRGVTGGAGEVDSMQIPGGRYGDQVDNEAIIALAASHGIVASSGLEAVSGALAAGADGRAFLSDLARRIALGLANVVCVLDPELVLLSGGVAQAGGETLCELVSVELLKLVVPRTPVQLAQITANPVRSGALHSALAVAREQVFGLPQRA